One genomic segment of Pyruvatibacter mobilis includes these proteins:
- the rplP gene encoding 50S ribosomal protein L16, with translation MLQPKRTKFRKAHKGRIHGVAKGGTSLNFGSHGLKAMEPERVTARQIEAARRAITRHMKRAGRVWIRIFPDVPVSKKPTEVRMGKGKGSPEYWVARVKPGRVMFEIDGVPHDVAKEALALGAAKLPMKVRMVTRVGDQH, from the coding sequence ATGCTGCAGCCAAAGCGCACAAAATTCCGTAAGGCCCACAAGGGCCGTATCCATGGCGTAGCCAAGGGCGGAACGAGCCTGAATTTCGGCTCGCACGGCCTGAAGGCCATGGAGCCGGAGCGTGTTACCGCGCGCCAGATCGAGGCAGCCCGCCGGGCCATCACGCGCCACATGAAGCGTGCCGGCCGTGTGTGGATCCGTATCTTCCCGGATGTGCCGGTTTCCAAGAAGCCGACCGAAGTCCGCATGGGTAAGGGTAAGGGTTCGCCGGAATATTGGGTGGCCAGGGTCAAGCCGGGCCGCGTGATGTTCGAGATTGACGGCGTGCCGCACGACGTCGCCAAGGAAGCCCTGGCTCTTGGCGCCGCCAAGCTGCCGATGAAGGTTCGCATGGTCACCCGCGTGGGCGACCAGCACTAA
- the rplV gene encoding 50S ribosomal protein L22 gives MGKPSKPRKLADNEARAVGRMLRTSPRKLNLVAQSIRGQKVDRALADLTFSPKRISQSVKKVLESAIANAENNHDLDVDELFVAEAYVGKNLIMKRWKPRARGRVGRIEKPFSQITIVVREKGAETGEAA, from the coding sequence ATGGGTAAGCCGTCTAAGCCGCGCAAGCTGGCGGACAATGAGGCGCGTGCGGTTGGCCGCATGCTGCGCACCAGCCCGCGCAAGCTGAACCTGGTTGCTCAGTCGATCCGTGGTCAGAAGGTTGATCGTGCACTGGCCGACCTGACCTTCTCGCCGAAGCGTATCTCGCAGTCGGTGAAGAAGGTGCTCGAGAGCGCCATTGCCAATGCCGAGAATAACCACGACCTGGATGTGGATGAGCTGTTTGTTGCCGAGGCCTATGTGGGCAAGAACCTCATCATGAAGCGCTGGAAGCCGCGGGCACGCGGTCGTGTGGGCCGGATCGAAAAGCCGTTCAGCCAGATCACGATTGTGGTGCGCGAAAAGGGCGCCGAGACAGGGGAAGCTGCGTAA
- the rplB gene encoding 50S ribosomal protein L2: MALKQYNPVTPGQRQLVTVDRSGLWKGKPVKTLTEGLTKSGGRNNKGRTTAFRTGGGHKRTYRIIDFKRRKFDVPATVERLEYDPNRTAFIALIKYEDGEQAYILAPQRLAEGDTVIAGARVDVKPGNAMPLSAMPIGTIIHNVEMKPGKGGQIARSAGTFVQLVGRDQGYAILRLASGEQRLVRGECMATVGAVSNPDQSNIKLGKAGRSRWLGRRPTVRGVAMNPVDHPHGGGEGRTSGGRHPVTPWGKPTKGRRTRSNKSTDKYIVRSRHQRKKKR; this comes from the coding sequence ATGGCACTTAAACAATACAATCCGGTGACCCCGGGCCAGCGTCAGCTGGTCACCGTGGATCGTTCCGGTCTCTGGAAGGGCAAGCCGGTCAAGACCCTGACCGAAGGCCTGACCAAGTCCGGCGGTCGCAACAACAAGGGCCGCACCACGGCATTCCGTACCGGTGGTGGTCACAAGCGCACCTATCGCATCATCGACTTCAAGCGCCGCAAGTTCGATGTGCCGGCAACGGTTGAGCGTCTTGAATATGACCCCAACCGCACGGCCTTCATCGCGCTGATCAAGTACGAAGATGGCGAGCAGGCCTACATCCTGGCGCCGCAGCGTCTGGCCGAGGGCGACACCGTCATTGCCGGTGCCCGCGTGGACGTGAAGCCGGGCAATGCAATGCCGCTGTCCGCCATGCCGATCGGTACGATCATCCACAATGTGGAAATGAAGCCGGGCAAGGGCGGTCAGATCGCCCGCTCCGCCGGTACCTTCGTTCAGCTTGTGGGCCGCGATCAGGGGTACGCCATCCTGCGCCTTGCGTCGGGCGAGCAGCGCCTGGTGCGTGGTGAGTGCATGGCGACGGTCGGTGCCGTGTCGAACCCGGATCAGTCGAACATCAAGCTCGGTAAGGCCGGCCGTTCGCGCTGGCTGGGTCGGCGCCCGACGGTGCGCGGTGTTGCCATGAACCCGGTCGATCACCCGCATGGTGGTGGTGAAGGCCGTACTTCCGGTGGCCGTCACCCGGTGACGCCGTGGGGCAAGCCGACGAAGGGCCGCCGTACGCGGTCCAACAAGTCGACCGACAAGTACATCGTGCGCAGCCGTCATCAGCGCAAGAAGAAGCGGTAG
- the rpsS gene encoding 30S ribosomal protein S19 has translation MTRSVWKGPFVDGYLLKKAEASRESGRNEVIKIWSRRSTILPQFVGLNFGVYNGNKHVPVQVTEDMVGQKFGEFAPTRTYYGHAADKKAKRK, from the coding sequence ATGACACGTTCCGTTTGGAAAGGGCCGTTCGTAGACGGCTATCTGTTGAAGAAGGCTGAGGCTTCGCGCGAATCCGGCCGCAACGAGGTGATCAAGATCTGGTCCCGCCGTTCGACCATTCTGCCGCAGTTCGTCGGTCTCAATTTCGGTGTCTACAACGGCAACAAGCATGTGCCGGTGCAGGTGACCGAAGACATGGTTGGCCAGAAGTTCGGTGAGTTTGCACCGACGCGGACCTATTACGGTCACGCGGCCGACAAGAAGGCGAAGAGGAAGTAA
- the rpsC gene encoding 30S ribosomal protein S3 yields MGHKVNPIGLRLGVNRTWDSRWFANTGEYGDLLHEDVRIRKFLMKELKQAGVSKVVIERPHKKCRVTIHTARPGVVIGKKGADIETLRRKIQSMTDSEVHLNIVEVRKPEIDAQLVADSIAQQLERRVAFRRAMKRAVQSAMRMGAEGIRITCGGRLGGAEIARVEWYREGRVPLHTLRADIDYATSTAFTAYGASGIKVWIFKGEILEHDPMAHERRAMSAQEGGRPGGDRERRGPRRD; encoded by the coding sequence ATGGGACATAAGGTCAATCCGATCGGTCTTCGCCTCGGCGTCAACCGCACTTGGGACAGCCGCTGGTTCGCCAATACCGGTGAATATGGCGACCTGCTTCACGAGGATGTCCGCATCCGCAAGTTCCTGATGAAGGAGCTGAAGCAGGCCGGCGTTTCCAAGGTGGTGATCGAGCGTCCGCACAAGAAGTGCCGCGTGACCATTCACACGGCGCGTCCGGGTGTGGTGATCGGCAAGAAGGGTGCGGATATCGAGACCCTTCGCCGCAAGATCCAGTCGATGACGGACAGCGAAGTTCATCTGAATATCGTTGAAGTCCGCAAGCCGGAAATCGATGCGCAGCTGGTAGCGGATTCCATCGCCCAGCAGCTTGAGCGCCGCGTTGCTTTCCGTCGTGCCATGAAGCGCGCCGTGCAGTCCGCCATGCGGATGGGCGCCGAGGGCATTCGTATCACCTGCGGCGGTCGCCTGGGTGGTGCTGAAATCGCCCGCGTCGAGTGGTACCGCGAAGGCCGTGTGCCCCTGCACACCCTGCGCGCCGACATCGACTATGCGACGTCGACTGCTTTCACCGCCTATGGTGCCTCGGGCATCAAGGTCTGGATTTTCAAGGGCGAGATCCTTGAGCACGACCCGATGGCGCATGAGCGCCGTGCGATGTCAGCTCAGGAAGGTGGCCGCCCGGGTGGCGACCGTGAGCGCCGCGGCCCGCGCCGGGACTGA
- the rpmC gene encoding 50S ribosomal protein L29: protein MKIADVRDMTPDQMDDEVVKLRKEAFNMRFQRATGQLENTARLREIRRTIARIKTIQGQRRKAEASA from the coding sequence ATGAAGATCGCAGATGTCCGGGACATGACGCCCGATCAGATGGACGACGAAGTGGTGAAGCTTCGCAAGGAAGCCTTCAACATGCGCTTCCAGCGGGCCACCGGTCAGCTTGAGAATACCGCGCGCCTGCGCGAGATCCGCCGCACGATTGCCCGGATCAAGACCATTCAGGGCCAGCGCCGTAAGGCCGAAGCGTCGGCGTAA